The Cygnus atratus isolate AKBS03 ecotype Queensland, Australia chromosome 21, CAtr_DNAZoo_HiC_assembly, whole genome shotgun sequence sequence GTATTCTGCGTTCCACGGCAGCACCGAGGCGCCTTCCCCTCCACACGTGTGGTTCTCACCCCAGAGCAGGTCGTGGGGAAGGTGCAGTCTCCCAGAAGGGGTGCGACCAGCTGCCGTTGTCCTGTCGGTGTCAGCCCCGACAGCATCAGCTCCCCAGACCCAGCGACGTGCCCATGCAGCTCCCCAACACCCCGGGTGGCCGAGCCCTGTGGCGTTGGGCAGCTGTCGAGGCACAGCCAAAAACACCACAGGACTGCGGTGTGAGCGCCACGGGGCCCTGACAGGTTTGGGGTGGCTGGTGTGGCTGGCAGTGCTGCGGGTGGAGCCATCTCACCTCGCTGTGGCACGCGCCTGGCGCGGCAGGGAGACGGAAAGAAGTGGCCCACTTTGCTCCAAAAGTAACGTTTATAGCAGAAGCAGTTTTAAGTAttacatctgttttatttaagacTGAACATCAACTGTATAATTACCcacaaatacaatttaaaagTATAAACTACTAAACTATCCGTAGGTAGCAAACATACAGACAGGAAGAGTAATAAAAAGTACTTTCTAGAAAGTACAAGCTGCTAGGTAACTATAGTGCACTACAGTGTAGATAGACATATATATGGAGGTAACTTTAGTACTCTAGAATACACTATTCCAGTTATCTACTCagaaaacttagaaaaaatagtaaaataaatttgtacTTGTACAGTACTCAGGTAACGTTGCAGTACTCAGTTACTTACACAGTACTCAGGTACCTACAcaaaaaaatagagattttaAACTGGTACTTTGTATGTTGTACAGAGTCTAATAAGGAAAAACCATAATTGTATACAAATTTTCATacctatttttcattatttccgTAAATCTAAAGTAATCTATAACTCATGCTGGATAATCTATTACTTAAAATTTTATCTACTGTCAATGTTTGATCTAAGTACAAAcgtaataattttaaagaaaaactatcTCCATTATTTATACTTCAGACTTCTTTCAGTAAGTTTATATATAGGGATAGAGACTTCATAGGGACTCAAATTTTTGTTGAAAGCATACACTGAAAGTATTTTACTAGCTGAAATCTGCTTGAAAGCGCAAAACCTAAGTAGTTTGTGTGCATACATCATACAGGTAAGTTAGTTAGAAGTCCCTTTATGCAAACAGTAATTTAACAACACCCATACTCCTCGTACACAAGCTACTTGTAAAGTTATGATGAGACCCTCTACGCAACCTCTAGTTACGTAAAAGCTGTTGCATGTTACACAAGCATGTTTCTACCTTTCTGTTGTTACAGTAATGAGCTCGCATAGTCAAATGAGCGCATTTTTAGGGTATAtgtttttgtaaacagaaaCTGTAACTATCATTTGCAAGTGGTTAAATACACGTAGATAAGTACTTTGATCTTTCCTGTACAAAAGTACAGCTATGATTACTTaccttactttttcttttacttctatACATAATGTTCGTACATAGCCTTATAGCAAAAGTAAGTACGTGTAAAGGTGAAAGTACAAATTTTTTACATATAGCTGCTAAGTGCTAAATACACCAACTTGGACTTGTGTAAAATAACGCTATGTTATGAAAGGTTGTCGACACTGCggggcctcgatgtccttcttgtagtgaggggcccaaagctgaacccagcactcgaggtgcggcctcaccaaagcagagctcagggggacgatcacctccctggccctgctggccgcACTACTCCTGACACAACCAGGATGCCgtcggccttcttggccacctgggcacactgctggctcgtgttcagctGAGCAGCGACCAGCACCcacaggtccttttcctctgcacagctttccagccactctgccccaagcgctgcatggggttgctgtgccccaagtgcaggacccggcacttggccatgttgaacctcatcccttcggtctctgcccatcgacccatcttgcccaggtccctctgcagggccttcctgcCCTCCGGCACATCGACACTAGGCCTGGCCAAACCCTGCAAAGCTGTGGATGGCACAGCCCTCACCTCCAGTGCTCCCAACAGAGAGGCCTGCAAATACCCAGTGCCTGTAAATGCCACATTTGAGCATCACGCGGCCCCGATCACTGCAAACACCCCTCCCCCAGCAGACCGCAGCGCAATCTGTATTTGCAATGCTGAAAACAACCTCACACGGCTTCCGAAGTGTTGAAAGCCTCATGCAACAAAAAGGAGCTGCGAAGACCCACCCAAGCGCTGTGGCCATGTGGCTGTTGGAGCGGCTCGCTCCACCCTGGCCTTGTTCTGCCACAGGAATGGTGCCAGGAGAGCCATGGCCAGTCTGCACATCCCTTCCGCAGCTGCTGCAACACAGCGGTGGCTCCTCAGGCTCACAGATTCCTTCCCTTTAACTCCCAAACACACAGTTTGTGAGCTGAAAATGTCGTCACAGCTACACGCAGTATCTTGTAAGGGCTTTGATGCTACCAGAACTGATATTCAAAGGAATCCTCACCAGTTTTCTGCAGTAACGCACATTCGGCATCCACGTGGTCCCTCTGAAGGACATGCTTCCCCTTCTCTGCTGCGTTAACAGCAGAAGACTAAACTTTTCAAGCAAGGTTTCTTTCTTGCTCTACACATTTTAGGCATTTCTACACACTTATGCTACACATTTAGCTTTTTGCACATGCTGAAAGGGCACGCATGAGAGGGAATGGATGACAACAcaatggaaaagattttttgccttttgttttttgttttattgagaaagaaaaattgttgttGGAGAAATCACTCCTTTCCATTTATTCCATCGGTCAATTCCATTGATTCCCTCAATCAGCTAGCCAGGCAGCAAAAAGGACACAAACACGATCACCAAAGACCAGCACCAAGAGGCAGAGCGCAGCCACGTCACAGCCAGGTAGAGGCCCCTGCCCCGTGAACGCGGAGGATCGGGCTGATGCGCACCCTGGCAAAGGCGATTCCTTCAAACGCCCCTTCCTCGTCATTAGCACGGGGCCAGTCCTCATTTTATTGCTATTTCACAGTGATAACTGCTCACAGATCACATTTCTCAAGACGAGCATCTCCATGGACAGACAACGGCCACCAGGACCACCCGGTCCGAGCCACGGCAGGCACAGCTTTCGTCCGGCCACGGGGAAGCGATTTTCACCTCGGCGGGGAGCTCAGCGCCCACACGTCACTTGCACATGAAGAAGAATTTTTTACGGAGGAAGTTGAAACAGCCCGGGATCTGCTTGAACCTCCCCTTGGCAGATACAACATTTGCCACCTGGGAACAGAAGGACAGCTTCAGGTTCTGAGCGTGGGACTGACGAGCCGTGCTTCTGTCTTAAGGCAATTTGAGGGGGGGAGAATGTTCCTTGACAAACTAAAACCTGTTATTTTCAAGACTATGTTCAGTAACATCACTCCTTTTACAAATGTAGGCCTGCCTACCGTGACTGATGGCAGCTCTGGTTATTGCCGTCATTCGAGGCtacaaacaggaggaggaaaagtaataaagtaatttaaaaaaaaaagacatttaccCACAGTAACATGGTTAGCAGGTCTTCAGAACGGGCGTGCTGCTCCAGCACGCTGTCCAGCGTTTCCACATACCATGAGCCGCATGACTTATCCCTCCAGGAGACAAAACCttcagagagaggaggagaaaattaCTCCTACAGTTGTTCTTGTCTTGCTTCACACCTCCGAGGACCATCTCCAACAGTTGCCACTAACTTTGGCCATGAAGCTCAGTCTCTTCCACCAACTTAGCAAACCAATCCAAAACCTCTTCACACCCCTGTTGCCTCTGCCTGTAATATTGTGACAAAGCTGTTCATCTTGACGCTGCAAGGGGCTCAACTGTTGTTAAGGAAGGGCcagataaagcaaaacaagcgTGCAGAACGTGGCTCTGTTTGTACGATGATGGACAGCGACTACATCATGATGTGGCAGTtcggcagcagctccctcccccAGATTTCCAAAATCCAGCTGCAGAACTAGGAGGACGTCTCGAGTACGAGTTTAGCACCCTTGGTGCCAATTAGTCTGTACCAGGCAAATGATTTGCACGGGTTATCTCACCTGGAAAGGTTGAATAGGACACCAAGATGTCACTGGGCGTGGGCAAACTGGCTACGGCATCTGGCTCATCCATATTACCCGACAGAGCCTGAAAAGGAGTCGCATCCGACTCTACGGAACTTCTGCAAGCTTCATCTTTGGGTGACTCGCAATCCACTTCAAATCCTTGATCTTTTTGGtctgcaaaaagcagaacaagaaacCCCCTTGCTCTCCTGACACATTCAGCAATCGTACATCCTCCGTTATCAAAcgatggggaaaaaaacccacagaaatgctattttcccaaggaaatcctccaaggaaacaaagcttttctgctctttggcCTTGCTGCTGGAGTCGGTGCCATCAGGAAATTCACGCAGACGCCCTCGGGCCGTGCTTCCCTGCTAACCTTGTGGCTAAATacctggggcaggcagcacacCCTCCTCCCATTCTGCATTCCCAGTTGTGTGAAAGAACTGCTCCAGCGCACTCAAGCCGGTTCTATCCTCCTGTGAGATGCTCACGCCCGAGTCCTTTGACTCGACCCGCGTTAGCGGTAAGAATACACAGTTGGGAATACCAAAAGAGAGCTGGAGAAAGAGGCAATGGACTTAACAGGAATGAGAAGCCGAAGCCTGACCGTGCCTGAACAGCCTGCTCACACCTCGCAGCTCTTCCACGACTGGAGCTAAAACAAAGATTCACCTCCACCACAGGCCTGGATGAAGAAGAGTTTGGGTTTTCCTCTCAAACTTGGGCAATTGGACCCATCGAAATGTTTCACAATCTTTTCAACTGGAATACTTTTTCCGTCCGTTCCATAAATCCCTCCAGGAAACTGATTATGGCTtgtctgaaagaggaaaatccAAGAGCTACTAACAGAAGGAATGGTGAGCTCAGAGGAAACCTGTTTCTGCACGAGCGctctcttttctgtctcttcccagCATAAAGTTACCAGAATAAATCTCACTTCCTCATATTTGTGCAATTACGCGCGCTGCATCAGCGAAGGGATGCCCAGAAGGCATTTAGGACATCCTAAACCCCAGAATCCCAACCTCCCTGATTATCCAACTCCTATTCCACCTCCTCTGGCAACGGGCTTCTTTACCCTCTGGGACAAAGGGCACACAACGTACAACATTTTTGCAAACAGCTGCTCTCCTCTCGCTTCGAGGCCTACAACTTGTGATATTTGGTCTTTACTAGAGCTCGAGAAACAGGAAGGACTCGAGCACTACAGCACGAAGGTCAGCGCCACCTCCCTCTGCTCTATGCCCACCATCTGGTTCTGAATTGCAGACGCTGCCTTCGGAAGCTGAGAGCACTTGTCCAAAGGCCGCCTGATCTTTGGAACAGCACCGCTGGCTCGGGCTGCAGTGGAGGAGCTCAGGTTTTCTTTCACCCAAATCTGAAAGCTTTGAGTTACTCCTTGCCGCTTCGGAAGAGAGACAAACCTACCTGACAGCCGTGGGAGAGGATGACCACCAGGCAGCAGTCCAGGGCACTGTGGTCCTGCTGCGCCAGGCTCCGCAGCTTTGCATTGATTTCCTACGTCAAAAACACCACAGGAAGGGTTTTCGAACCACACGCTGGCCACAGATTACTACCTGGGCCCTGCCCtatcccagctgtgctgctcagaaGGACCCAGTCAatttctctgctgccttctgtCCAGCAGAAGTGGGATAACACGGACCCCACACACGTGCCCCGAAGCAGAGAGtatttctgcagttctgctgccACTTCACATCGCTCGCTTTATCTGAAGAGATTTCTCTCCTCGCTGCATCCTTCACAACGCAGCAATGCACATGAAATATCGTTCTACACAACTCACCTGCTGAGACGCACTGCTCCTGATTAGGAGGTGGGCTGGCAAGCAAACCACCTCGCCTTACTTTTGGCAGCCACTCTGGCTGACTGCCTGCCTGCCCTTCACGACTTTGAGCGGCAGATGAGGCGCACACAGATAAGCAAGTCAAACCCCTGGGGCTACACCCAAAACAGAGGCTGTCAGAGCTACGATGTGAATAGAGCCTCACAGGTTTCCCTATAAATCACATCCTGGAACCAAAACTCAGCCAGCGGGGTGAATTGAATTGGGTCCTCTTGCTGCCACCCTCACCTGAGCTTTGAGATCCTTCAAGGTCTGGACGCGGAAGCACAAGGACTTGAAGCGCTTCTCCAGCCTCTCGCAGTCCACATTGGATCCGACTCGAGTCGACAGACTGGAGTCTGGGCTGAAGGTGATGTTGTTGATGATCAGGCAGTGTCCACAAGGGTCTGCCTTCATCTGGTAGACCTGGCACGCACAAGCCCATAAGGGAACTTTTAGATGAGTCGCAATTAAACACCCTCATATTCAGAGCGTTTGCAGCTAGCCAGGTGGGACACGAGAAGAGGAGGCCTTAAAGCAGCTCATCCCACAGCTTTTTCACAGCTCCGCTACTttaggacgagggggaatgggctaaagttgtgccaggggaggtttaggttggatattaggaagaacttctgtACCACAAGGGCTGTGaggcattgggatgggctgcccagggaagtggtggagtcaccgtccctggcggtctttaaaagacgttcaGATGTAGAGCTTggtgatgtggtttagtggaggacttggtagcgttaggtcagaggttggactgggtggtcttggagatctcttccaacctaggtgatgCTGTGGGTAAGTTTCTGGGAGCTTTTTAGGCACACTCACCACGAGAGCGCAGAGAGCCCACGCGATGAGCCAAGACACCAGGCAGGTCAACCTCCTAGAGACTCGGATTGTGCACCGACTACAGCAGAGCAGTAATTCGGGAGAGCTACCCAAACCCTTTTGCTGACACGGCCACGAGCTTCAAGGGAACGCGGCCAAACCATCCACCCCACATCGGGTGCGAGCGAGCTGCGTGGTCAGAAGGTGGCTCCCAAAAAACACGTTTCCAAACCCTGACTGCTTGCTTCGCTGCGAGCCTCCTGGTGCACAAAAGCTGCCGCACGTGCTCgttgttgttttccctgctTCTATTTTTCAACACCATGATTACCAAGTCACAACACTACCTCACAGACAATACATGCCTCGGTGCCTGAGGAAATTACTAGCTGTCTTGCTGGAAACTGTTTAAGCACCACATTCAGCTCTATATCAGGTTATTTGTGGTACAGCTACGGTGACCCCAAGGAGGAGCTGGCTAATCATTGACCCTCTCTGAGCCAGTCGGCCTGGTTACAGCTCAGAGCAATTCCTTGGGTTGTGGAGTGCAAGAAGTGGCTGTCACAGGTTTgactccagctgcagcagctgtggagctTCGTGCTGTGGGACTTCTTTAGTCCAACTACAAGTTTAAGCCACAACAAGCCTCTCTTTTTGACGTTTGACTCTGTCTTCTGAGGATGGACACTATTATCCTCAACCCTGCTCTGTCTTTTCATGTCTTAGAGGGCAGGCTCCTACAAGCCACGCACACAGAACCTCCAAGACGAACGGCAGTAAAGAACTCGGACACAACAACAGATAAACTGGAatagaaaaaaggcaaaaagggaTCTAGAGTACTAACCAGATTGTGGTCGCTCTTGTCGACAGCTGAACCTACAACACACAACAGAGAAGGTAACACTTAACAAGGAGCTATTACACCCATTCTTCACGCCAACCCTGCCCCGTCACCTGTAACGTGGGGGTGACACAAGTGAATTCCCccaaaagcagcacaggggccAGCCTGAAGAAAGCCTGGCTCTGCCTGAGAACGCCCTGGGCAAAACAGGGCACTGTTATCTGGGAGGAGCTGCCTCCAGCCTGGCACTCCTCCGAGACAGTTGGAAATTCCCAGAAAGGGAGCAGTAAAGAGCCTCCCGATGGCGTGCCAGGGCAAACAAGGAACTGACGGGCTGCTGAGACCTTCCTAAGGGCTACTGGGACGTTGCTTACCCCGGGCTGGTGCAGGAGGTGCTCGAAATTGTTCGCTCTTGTCTTGGACTGGGATGGACAAGCGTTCCACGGTGCTCTCACCTGTAACAGCACAGGACAGTCACCTCTTTCCTCCCACCCCTGCCAATTTCATGCTAGAAGCAAACAGCCTCGGTCTCCCAAAAGGACCAGAGCTTGCAACAATGCTGCTGCAAGGGGGCGATGGAACATCACTTccagttttccctttttggACTCAATAAAGTTTCCCACGGCAACCACACAAGCTGGGTctgcacacagacacatacaaGCTCTGGGTCTGCACACAGATTCAGCAGAGCACGAGATAGGAATAGTAAGAACGgaacaaaatccattttcaatGGGGTAGAATGGAGGGTCCAAGCaaaaagaaggggaaggtgGCTTGTGATGCTGCCAGAGCGCAGCTGGAGCTTAACAATTCCCCCTGCTGGGAAGGATGAcgtgctcccagcagctctgcagagcccccTCTACGATCCACGCTCCAGGATAACAAAACCAGGACCTCACAGCCCACTCGCCAGCCCACTGCAATTCCAGGGCACGAGGAGCTCCGACTGCTGCCCCCCATCCTGCAGCTCGCTGGGCAGCAAACCACGACCTCGGTACTTACTTTTACCACGCTTTTCTCCACTCGGCTCCAGCTCCACAGGCCTCAGGTCTCTGGGCTGCGACGGCAGGCTCCCGCACGCCTCGCTCAGCGCATCTGCCAGCTCGCCCTGCCCTGTATCCCGCAGGATCGAGACGAACACGGGGAAAGCCTGCTGCCCGCGGCTCTCCAGGTCGATAACCAGCTGCCGGGCCTGCTCCCTGCGTGTGCCGAGACTCTGTGGGGGCAAAAAACATGGGATGAGACTCAAGGGCGCCCCTCCAGCCTTCCCCCCCCTGCAGACCCCACTGAGGTGCCTGGGGAACAGCTGGGGAATGGGGCctagggctggggggggcaggacGAGGGGACACCCCCGGCCGTGGGACCCCGGTAGCCGGTCGTACGGCCCCGTAGCCAGCTGTAGGATCCCGACAGGCAGCCGTAAAGTCCCGGTAGCCAGCCTTACCGCCCTGTAACCGGCCGTAGGACCCGGTACCCGGCCGTAGGGCTCCGTACACGGCCATAGGAACCCCGCACCCGTCCCACGGGTGAGAGCCTCGCTGAGGGGCCCCGAGCGCCTCACGGTACCGCGAggccacggggggggggggggggggaggtcccCTCAGCCCGCGCCCACCGCGCTGACAGGaatttacccccccccccccccgccctcccgcGCCGCCATCCCCcaacctgcagctcctccaccatGGCCGCGGTGAACACGCCGCGGTCCCTCAGCGGCGCCCAGAGCGGCTCCAGCCGCAGcccctccaccagcagcacccgGCTCCGCCtcagcgcccgccgccgccgctcctccatggcggccccgccgccgccgccgccgccgccgcggtCCCGTCAGGCCCCGCGCCGCGTCCCCGTGGCAAcggcggggagggagcggcggaagcggcgcggggccggggccggggcccgccATGGAGCTGGGCCGTGCGGGCCCGGCCTGCGCCGccgccctgctgctgctgctgctggtgctggcggCGCTCGGCGCGGCCGACTTCGACCCGTACCGGGTGCTGGGCGTGGGGCGAGGCTCCAGCCAGGCCGATATTAAGAAGGCGTACAAGAGGCTGGCCCGGGAGTGGTACGTGGGGTATGGTGCCGGGAGGGGGAGGGCGGCGGCGCCCCGGGACCCGGACGCCGGGTCCCGGTGCGAATCCAAATGTCCCCGGTACTCGGACATAGGGCCCTGGTGTCCGGCCATAGGGCTCCGGTACCCGGTCATAGGGCCTCGGTACCCATCCAGAGGGCCCCGGTACCCGGCCATAGGGCCCCGGTACGAACCCAAATGGCCCCGGTACCCATCCAAACAGCACCGGTACCCGGCCATAGGGCCCCGGTACCTGGCCACAGGGCCCCGGTACGAACCCAAATGGCCCCGGTACCCATCCAAACAGCACCGGTACCCGGCCATAGGGCTCCCGTACCCGGTCAAACGGCCCCGGTACCCATCCACACGGCCCCTCCGTTCAGCCCGAGGCCCTCTCCGGTGTGATGGGGAACACCCGGTGAAGGGGGGGGACCCCCcgggtgcagggctggggtaAGGGAAGCCCGGCCCCGGTGTGAAAGCCCGGCtcgagcaggggctgctgctgcgggtGCTCCAGGCATCCCCCTGGGAGCTGCCGGCCCCTTCCCGCAGGAATACAGCCCCTGCCTTTCGCTCTGCCCCCAGGCACCCCGACAAAAACAAGGACCCGGGAGCAGAGGACAAATTCATCCAGATCAGCAAGGCCTACGAGGTAAGGCGCTCTCGGTGCTCAGCACCCACTCTCATTACCATCAAAGCGAAGGGACCTCGTTAATTAATAAGTGAAGGGACCTTCCCGGTGTGCAcgctgctttgctttttctcttgacGTCTACACAGAAGGCTGCTGGTGGAAAAGTTTGCAAAGGGGTCAGCCCTGTGCTCCCTGAAAAGCCTCCAAGGTAGGAGGAGAGCGTGTGCGCTGCACCCGTACAGCCCTGGCTATGTCATGCAGACGTGGGCATGTTCTGGGGCTGATGTAAGCCATGGTCACTGCTGCCCTGCTTTGGACAGCTCAAATTATTCCTCGTGGAAGTTCTCTACAGGACTTCTTGCTGCTTAGTGAACGTTTCGGCACTTTATGCTGCACTGAAAGAACCGTCGGTGGTCAAGGAGACCGTTGTCACACCGCCACCCAGAGCTTACGTAAggcatcttttcttctgtcatctGCTCCCCAGATTCTCTCCAACGAGGAAAAGAGGGCAAACTTCGATCGCTACGGTGATGCTGGGGAAAGCCAGGGcttctcccagcaccagcaTCGCCAGTTCCACCACTTCCACGAAGGCTTCTATTTCGATGAGTCCTTTTTCCACTTCCCCTTTAATTCGGAGAGACGCGACGCCTCCGACGAGAAGTATTTGCTCCACTTTTCGCATTACGTCAACGACATCGTGCCAGATAGTTTCAAGAAACCTTACCTCATTAAAATAACCTCAGACTGGTGCTTCAGCTGCATCCACATCGAGCCCGTATGGAAGGAAGTTGCTCAGGAACTGGAGGCGCTGGGTAAGGACGAGGCCACTTGGGTTGGGCGACGCTTCCTGGCGGAACGAAGCTGCGGAAAAGTTTTCTGCCAACAGCTGCAGCGATCGCCTTCGGCTTTGGAAGGCTAAGTTTAGCCCATAGAATGCCTCAGAGATTTATCCATGATCCTAACCCTTTCCTGGGCGTTAATAACAACGTAATTGATGAGGCTAAGCCTTagaagtgaaggaagaaaacaggctCTCCTACTGACTCATAGAGTTTCGGTTCTCTCTACGCAGAGGTTTCACTGTCGTTCCCTCAGGTGTCCCAGGGATGGTGAGGGCAAGGTGCCTTTTCCCCTGTCTGTAAGGCGAGCGGTTTAGCCAGAGGCTGGTGATTAGAAATGACTGTGTGGCCAAGGGCTGATACGTAAATGCTGCAGGGCTCTGTCCTGAACTTGGATGGCTTTGATAAGCAAAGATCCCCGCAGAATATGGCGACCTGATCGGAAACATACTTGGGTGCCAGCAAGAGAGTTTCTACTTGCTCTCTCCGTCCCCAGCTTGTTCTTCTTGCACACATGTTCCCAAAAAAGTAGGCTcaacaggcagcaggacacaAAGGCCTTCTGGTCCCTGCTTGCTTGTCCTCCAGTGGGTGTTCCTGTAGTGCACGCGACGTCAGCGGGCAGAACAGAAGGGGCCAGCATGTTCTCTCCCCTGATAACGCTACCAGTTTTAAACACAAGTTTCAAGGGACTTCAGTAGGAAAGGACAGAGTTAGGAGGGACCCTGACCCAAACAGCTCCTGAGGAGGGGGCTGGACAAGGGGAGGGGTCTTAAAActcagctttctgttttgaGGGGTTGGGTCATCAGTGGTCTTTTACGTCGGCTCGCTCTCCCGTTGCAGGAGTGGGCATCGGAGTCGTTCACGCCGGGTATGAGAGGCGCCTCGCCCATCACCTAGGTGCTCACAGCACGCCATCGATACTGGGGCTGATGAACGGGAAAATAACCTTCTTCCACAACGCCGTCATTCGAGAGAACCTGCGGCAGTTCGTGGAGAACCTGCTGCCGGGGAATCTCGTGGAAAAGGTACGTTTTAGCGAGAGCGGCGTGTGGTGTGCTGGTTGCTTCTGGTGGTTGTCTGGGTAGTCAGGTCTCTTCAGCTGCTTCGGTGTCAAATCTGTTTAATTCAGCCCAAGTTGTGAGAGGATCCGGGCGAGGTGTGCTGAGAGCTGTAGTTACAGCCACAAACCCTGGAGGTGGCTTGGAAGCAAGCGTACGACAGGGCTCCGTATCACTTCCTCCCTTCGTGGACGGGCTCGTTGCGTGTCTGCAGTGtgtctgctgctctcccagctgtaACACCCCATGGCTAACAAGAGCCACGTGAAAGCTGCACATTTGTGACTGTTTTGGGTTAtcacctggcaggagctgccttcCACCCCTTGGGGTAACGTGGTACAGCCCTCGTAAACCTAGACACGAGCTACCTGCTGCCTCCTCGTTTAAGAATACTGTGGTCGCGCCACATAGCTGTGACAGCTGCAAGGACAAATCAACAGCCTGCTTTCTGAAACACCTGGACAGCTTTTTCAGGCCAGGTTCAGGCACCTAATTGTACAGCTAACTAACTGTCGTGAGGTTACACTAATGTTCTGACTCTGTTTAAAGATTACAGATAAAAACTACGTCCGCTTTCTATCcaactggaagaaagaaaacaagcccCACGTCCTTCTGTTCGATCACATGCCGGTTGTGCCGTTACTGTACAAGGTAACACAATTTCTGTGGCTGGATTTTGACTCTCTGATAAACCCAGCTGTCCCGAAAGAAAACGCAGGGTTGTTGTGAGCAGGGGCGAACCGATGCCTCTGCACAGTATTTCCAGTTCTAAGAGGGCGAGTTAATTCACAGCGGTCAGACACAGCGCGGCCAGGTGACTGACTGTGTGAGTAGTTGGCTTTGCTGCCCCGACACGGGTGTAGCCTGAGCAGATGTAAAGGGGCGGGCAGGTTTTGGGGTTGCCAGCCATAGAGGCACACTAGCCTAGTAAG is a genomic window containing:
- the CASP9 gene encoding caspase-9, with product MEERRRRALRRSRVLLVEGLRLEPLWAPLRDRGVFTAAMVEELQSLGTRREQARQLVIDLESRGQQAFPVFVSILRDTGQGELADALSEACGSLPSQPRDLRPVELEPSGEKRGKSESTVERLSIPVQDKSEQFRAPPAPARGSAVDKSDHNLVYQMKADPCGHCLIINNITFSPDSSLSTRVGSNVDCERLEKRFKSLCFRVQTLKDLKAQEINAKLRSLAQQDHSALDCCLVVILSHGCQTSHNQFPGGIYGTDGKSIPVEKIVKHFDGSNCPSLRGKPKLFFIQACGGDQKDQGFEVDCESPKDEACRSSVESDATPFQALSGNMDEPDAVASLPTPSDILVSYSTFPGFVSWRDKSCGSWYVETLDSVLEQHARSEDLLTMLLWVANVVSAKGRFKQIPGCFNFLRKKFFFMCK